A region from the Chitinophaga sp. Cy-1792 genome encodes:
- a CDS encoding tetratricopeptide repeat protein, with product MKKIYGALILCCLLTAITSCSTAQQKQKVKQVSRDSIITKYLKNGAYLFPIYSQSWNIYIDSALMLLPQDAYLWQQKAMPYFKKMKYDVGLSYLDSAVKYDLKRYIDYRGFINCIFKKDYRSAINDFNLSKNANGDAGVMDHEYNFYIGLSYLQLNKFDSAGYYFNTCIERQEKLYGDSSVHHLVNFYMGIALYEQGNYTSAIEYFDKSLVKYTSFSDAKFYKSLCIANLRRHKEALKLMLEAQNDLKNGYTINEDNAIYERYPYQISNFLVDNYIESVNRIIKVVYE from the coding sequence ATGAAAAAGATTTATGGCGCACTCATACTTTGTTGCTTATTAACTGCGATAACATCCTGTTCAACTGCTCAGCAGAAGCAGAAGGTGAAACAGGTATCAAGAGACAGTATTATTACTAAATATCTTAAAAATGGCGCCTACCTGTTTCCTATTTATTCCCAATCCTGGAATATTTACATTGACAGTGCCTTAATGCTTCTACCACAAGACGCTTATCTGTGGCAGCAAAAAGCAATGCCTTACTTCAAGAAAATGAAGTATGATGTTGGGCTATCTTATCTGGATAGCGCTGTTAAGTATGATCTGAAACGTTACATCGACTATAGAGGATTCATTAACTGCATCTTTAAAAAAGATTACAGGTCAGCCATTAATGATTTTAATCTTTCAAAGAACGCAAATGGAGATGCAGGGGTTATGGATCATGAGTACAATTTTTACATTGGGTTATCATACCTTCAGCTGAACAAGTTTGATAGTGCCGGCTATTACTTTAATACATGCATAGAACGTCAGGAAAAATTATATGGCGATTCTTCTGTACATCACTTAGTTAATTTTTACATGGGCATTGCCTTATATGAGCAGGGAAATTATACGTCCGCAATCGAATACTTTGATAAATCACTGGTTAAGTACACTTCATTTTCTGATGCAAAATTTTACAAATCCTTGTGTATAGCAAATCTCCGAAGACATAAAGAAGCATTAAAATTGATGCTTGAAGCACAAAACGATCTGAAAAACGGTTATACTATCAATGAGGACAATGCTATTTACGAAAGATACCCTTATCAGATTAGTAATTTTTTAGTAGATAATTATATTGAGTCAGTTAACAGGATAATCAAAGTAGTTTATGAGTAA
- a CDS encoding RagB/SusD family nutrient uptake outer membrane protein — MKPLTKYISYIVLPAMLVFSTACNKKLDVKPGSQISPEQIQTEDDVTAIMLSAYSSLQDASAFGERYIFLSDLFADAGFIEYQGTFLNYSQVNTRQIQKSGSIPSDVWARGYVTINTANIVLANLDKVSDANKATLSAEAKFVRAITYFELAGFYGLPYSAGNTDNNPTVPIVSTAVIDPANLPASKQPRASVTNIYKQIIADLQEAAANLPDEYSEKKNKSRATKYAAYAFLAKVYLAQHNYPEAAKAADAVIESGYYTLASSFDAEFNNSALSSEDIFAILQTSQSNAGTANNGLVTFYGLDQRNDVNISPAQLAQYGPGDQRGKFYSYSSDSSNITTNKWRDLYGTIPVSRLAEMYLTRAEANLRAGTAVGDDPLNDVNLVRSRSKATLLNSVTADDVVQERRLELAFEGDNYWIVKRLQLNVGNLKYNDNMLVFPIPQREMDVNSSLVQNPGY, encoded by the coding sequence ATGAAACCACTAACCAAATATATCAGCTACATCGTTTTACCTGCAATGCTGGTTTTCTCAACCGCATGCAATAAAAAGCTGGATGTAAAACCAGGGTCACAGATATCACCGGAACAGATCCAGACAGAAGATGACGTAACAGCCATTATGCTAAGTGCATACAGTTCCCTGCAAGACGCCAGCGCCTTCGGAGAACGATACATCTTCCTTTCTGATCTCTTCGCGGATGCCGGTTTTATTGAGTACCAGGGCACTTTCCTGAATTATTCGCAGGTAAATACCAGGCAGATACAGAAAAGCGGTAGTATCCCCAGTGATGTATGGGCAAGAGGATATGTAACCATCAATACAGCCAACATTGTGCTGGCCAATCTCGATAAGGTAAGTGACGCCAACAAGGCTACGCTGTCGGCAGAAGCCAAATTCGTAAGAGCGATCACCTATTTCGAATTAGCCGGTTTTTACGGGCTTCCGTATTCTGCCGGCAATACAGACAATAACCCTACCGTACCTATTGTGTCCACCGCTGTGATAGATCCTGCCAACCTGCCTGCCAGCAAGCAACCCAGGGCCAGTGTTACCAATATCTACAAGCAAATCATTGCCGACTTACAGGAAGCTGCAGCTAATCTCCCCGATGAATATTCTGAAAAGAAAAATAAAAGCAGGGCAACCAAATACGCCGCATACGCTTTCCTGGCAAAGGTTTACCTGGCGCAGCACAATTATCCGGAAGCTGCAAAAGCTGCCGATGCCGTGATTGAGTCAGGATACTATACCCTGGCATCCTCCTTTGATGCAGAATTTAACAATAGTGCGCTCTCTTCAGAAGATATCTTCGCGATACTCCAAACCAGCCAGAGTAATGCAGGTACTGCCAACAATGGATTAGTCACCTTTTACGGACTGGACCAGCGCAATGATGTTAACATTTCGCCTGCCCAGCTAGCCCAGTACGGCCCCGGTGATCAGCGTGGGAAATTCTACAGCTACAGCAGCGACAGCTCCAATATCACCACCAACAAATGGAGAGACCTCTATGGTACTATTCCCGTTAGCCGGCTTGCTGAAATGTACCTCACACGTGCAGAGGCAAATCTGCGTGCAGGTACGGCCGTAGGTGATGATCCGCTCAATGATGTCAACCTTGTACGAAGCCGTTCCAAAGCCACCCTACTGAATAGTGTTACCGCCGATGACGTGGTACAGGAAAGAAGGTTGGAGCTTGCCTTCGAAGGAGATAACTACTGGATAGTAAAGCGCCTGCAACTGAATGTCGGCAACCTCAAATACAATGATAATATGCTGGTATTCCCGATCCCGCAAAGGGAAATGGACGTAAACTCCTCGCTGGTGCAGAACCCGGGTTACTGA
- a CDS encoding VOC family protein — MHPKKIWANFAVQDLERTTAFYSRLGFKHNGASDQLTSFFFGDDNFIIHFFLKDVLAPAMKGPLAATKEGNEIIFTIGADSKAAVDSWAEEIRNAGGTLVSAPETFGEGYYGFVFTDPDGHRFNVFYM; from the coding sequence ATGCATCCAAAAAAGATATGGGCCAATTTTGCTGTACAGGACCTGGAGCGCACCACTGCGTTCTATTCCCGGTTAGGGTTTAAGCACAATGGCGCCTCTGATCAGCTGACCAGCTTCTTCTTCGGCGATGATAATTTTATCATTCATTTTTTTCTGAAAGATGTACTCGCGCCTGCTATGAAAGGGCCACTGGCCGCTACAAAAGAGGGCAATGAAATCATATTTACTATCGGGGCAGATAGTAAAGCAGCTGTAGATAGCTGGGCTGAGGAGATACGTAATGCTGGCGGTACGCTTGTGTCAGCACCGGAAACCTTCGGGGAAGGGTATTACGGCTTTGTGTTTACCGATCCTGATGGGCATCGTTTTAACGTATTTTACATGTAG
- a CDS encoding DinB family protein, with protein MDTAALVASIDQLSAELQQTLAAFTTEQLNTIPFEGSWTAAQVAEHIQKSVNADVLYGKVEKRPAQEDKLEGLRKIFLNFDIKMQSPDFIIPSGRFHEKEALLADLSERWQRISVAAQTLDLSLTCLDFEMPGMGYLTRYELIGFFVVHTTRHIHQLKKIQPYVIK; from the coding sequence ATGGATACAGCAGCATTGGTAGCCTCCATAGACCAGTTAAGTGCGGAATTACAGCAGACACTCGCCGCATTTACCACCGAACAGTTAAATACCATTCCTTTTGAAGGTAGCTGGACGGCCGCACAGGTGGCAGAACACATACAAAAGTCAGTGAATGCCGACGTGCTCTATGGCAAGGTAGAAAAAAGGCCTGCACAGGAAGATAAACTGGAAGGGCTGCGTAAGATATTTCTGAATTTTGATATCAAAATGCAATCACCGGATTTCATTATTCCCTCGGGCCGGTTTCATGAGAAAGAAGCGCTTCTGGCTGATCTTAGCGAACGGTGGCAGCGCATCAGCGTTGCCGCGCAAACGCTGGATCTTTCCCTTACCTGTCTTGATTTTGAAATGCCTGGGATGGGCTACCTGACAAGGTACGAGCTGATAGGGTTCTTTGTGGTACATACGACCCGGCATATTCATCAGCTAAAAAAAATCCAGCCTTATGTTATAAAATAA
- a CDS encoding TetR/AcrR family transcriptional regulator produces MPLKNTGTEQHIKDTAKRVLFAEGKLHATTQEIADAAGVNRTALHYYFRSRDLLIAAIFQDAMQDLSQRLASCMTAELPFKAKTENIIAVFLKDMMAFPYQETFLVTEINTLGKQLMGNISSAPVKLYLKEAAAEMEKGKIRKMNPVHFLMNLFSLLSYPLIMAPLYKKLFQVSEKEFRELVEERSGIIMGLLFKQG; encoded by the coding sequence ATGCCATTAAAAAATACAGGCACAGAGCAGCATATTAAAGACACCGCAAAGCGGGTGCTGTTTGCAGAAGGAAAACTCCATGCTACTACGCAGGAAATTGCTGATGCCGCCGGCGTCAACAGAACGGCGCTGCATTACTATTTCCGGTCCAGGGACCTCCTGATTGCAGCCATTTTCCAGGATGCCATGCAGGACCTGAGCCAGCGCCTCGCCAGCTGCATGACTGCCGAACTTCCCTTCAAGGCCAAAACAGAAAATATAATAGCCGTATTCCTGAAAGATATGATGGCCTTCCCCTACCAGGAGACATTTTTAGTCACAGAGATCAACACCCTGGGCAAGCAACTGATGGGCAATATATCATCCGCTCCGGTAAAGCTATATCTGAAAGAAGCAGCAGCTGAAATGGAGAAAGGAAAAATCAGGAAAATGAATCCGGTACATTTCCTGATGAACCTGTTTTCATTACTCTCCTATCCATTAATAATGGCGCCGCTCTATAAAAAGCTGTTTCAGGTATCGGAGAAAGAATTCAGGGAGTTAGTGGAGGAGCGCAGCGGTATTATTATGGGGTTGCTGTTTAAGCAAGGATAG
- a CDS encoding TonB-dependent receptor has product MLISTLSFAQARRISGQVTDAKSGTVLPGVTVKIKGTNTGTISLINGNYELNVPEKATTLIFSFLGYIDQEVVIGSRQVINISLGFGNTKDISEVVVVGYGSQNKRELTGSVSKIASKEVANQPVSSFESSIQGKAPGVVIESGSGKVGQSLKIRIRGTSSISASSQPLYVIDGMPVMSTSMSDPGNDPTNPLVDLNPNDIESVEILKDASAAAIYGARAANGVVLITTKKGKAGEGTKIELNLNSSVAKPTIRRKFLNTQQYATLIEEAATNDGKYDFANQVSGFATEADAIAYYKGRVDKRMTALAGGDGWKTGAINTDWQDQEFRNSAHTNQIDLSASGGNEKTKYFASGSYSDQEAIVIVNRFKRYGARLNIEHTASSKLSFGVNMGISRTELNRISNDDAFSTPGQLVAQVPFTRPYDSTGEPNPNTLYYNGLISKKYEYNRQVSFRTIGNAFLNYNFIPTLAFRSEVGTDIYTLNEDFYQGKLTQDGGGIGRGGNNITQNVILNTNNYFTYTPHLGDKHNFSAVLGMSYLQNNNRGNGVSGENYPSDAVKTLSGAGTITGGTSTDQDYTFLSYFLRANYNYKGKYLASFSIRTDGSSRFGPEDRYGWFPAGSLGWVISDENFLKGSKTVNLLKIRASYGKTGNAEIGENNFYTLLSITNYPMLPGFQPTQLGDPRLHWESTQQTDAGLEFGLFDNRLSGEIDYYNKQTTDLLLRTNVPASSGYGTIYENVGSMENKGVEILLNSRNIQTRNFTWTTSLNLAYNKNKVKSIEGQIIESGVQRAVEGQPIGVFYMQRYAGVDPNNGDALYYTADGKKTNDYSQADRGVVGKSNPDWTGGFTNTFSYKGIDLSVLFTFVTGNQIYNQAGQYQSVGFGGGYDNQTIDQMDRWQKPGDITNIPRLSHFFGNGNQAPSSQWIYDGSYIRLKQVTLGYNLPKSVLNPVKLNGARLFVAGYNLWTKTKYFSDPEVNSNTLGNITGGIDFYTVPQAKTVTVGLNVKF; this is encoded by the coding sequence ATGCTCATAAGTACCTTATCATTCGCACAGGCCAGGCGTATCAGTGGCCAGGTTACAGATGCAAAGAGTGGTACTGTTTTGCCAGGTGTCACTGTAAAAATCAAAGGCACCAATACTGGTACCATTTCGCTGATCAACGGTAATTATGAACTCAACGTACCGGAAAAAGCGACGACCCTGATATTTTCTTTTCTTGGATATATTGACCAGGAAGTAGTGATTGGCAGCCGGCAGGTGATCAACATTTCACTGGGTTTCGGCAACACCAAAGATATATCTGAAGTAGTGGTGGTGGGATATGGTAGTCAGAATAAGCGGGAACTGACTGGTTCTGTCAGCAAAATTGCTTCTAAGGAAGTTGCCAACCAGCCGGTATCCAGCTTCGAATCGTCTATACAGGGTAAAGCCCCCGGCGTGGTAATAGAATCCGGTAGCGGTAAGGTAGGTCAGAGTCTCAAGATCCGTATCCGTGGTACATCCTCCATATCAGCCAGCAGTCAGCCGTTATATGTTATAGATGGAATGCCGGTAATGTCTACCAGTATGTCCGACCCCGGCAACGACCCTACGAACCCATTGGTAGACCTCAACCCCAATGATATTGAATCAGTAGAGATATTGAAAGATGCCTCCGCAGCTGCCATCTATGGTGCAAGGGCGGCAAACGGTGTGGTGCTGATCACCACCAAAAAAGGGAAAGCCGGTGAAGGTACCAAAATAGAACTCAACCTGAATAGTAGTGTTGCCAAACCTACTATCAGACGTAAATTCCTGAATACGCAGCAATATGCCACGCTTATCGAAGAAGCAGCCACTAACGATGGTAAATATGATTTCGCCAATCAGGTAAGTGGTTTCGCAACAGAAGCAGATGCCATCGCCTATTACAAAGGCCGTGTAGACAAAAGAATGACGGCACTTGCGGGCGGTGATGGCTGGAAAACCGGCGCTATCAATACCGACTGGCAGGACCAGGAATTCCGGAATAGCGCACATACCAACCAGATAGACCTCTCTGCCTCCGGTGGCAACGAAAAAACAAAATATTTCGCATCTGGCTCTTATTCAGACCAGGAAGCCATCGTAATCGTCAACAGATTCAAAAGATATGGCGCCCGTTTGAATATCGAACATACCGCCAGTTCAAAATTATCTTTTGGTGTCAATATGGGAATTTCCCGTACAGAATTGAACCGTATTTCCAACGACGACGCCTTCTCCACGCCAGGTCAGCTGGTAGCGCAGGTACCGTTTACGCGTCCTTACGACTCTACCGGAGAGCCTAATCCAAATACTTTATACTACAATGGATTGATCAGTAAGAAGTATGAATATAACAGGCAGGTATCTTTCCGTACCATAGGCAATGCCTTCCTGAATTACAATTTCATTCCCACACTGGCTTTCAGATCCGAGGTAGGAACAGATATCTATACCCTTAACGAAGATTTCTACCAGGGTAAGCTGACACAGGATGGCGGTGGCATCGGCAGAGGAGGTAATAACATCACACAGAACGTTATCCTCAACACCAATAACTACTTCACCTATACGCCGCACCTGGGCGACAAACACAATTTCTCTGCCGTATTGGGTATGAGCTACCTTCAAAATAACAACCGGGGTAATGGTGTCAGTGGCGAAAACTATCCGTCAGACGCCGTGAAAACATTATCCGGCGCCGGAACGATTACCGGTGGTACTTCTACCGACCAGGACTATACTTTCCTTTCCTATTTCCTCCGTGCCAACTATAACTATAAAGGCAAATACCTGGCCTCCTTCAGTATACGTACAGACGGCTCTTCCCGTTTCGGACCAGAAGACCGTTATGGCTGGTTTCCTGCAGGTTCCCTGGGCTGGGTAATATCAGATGAAAACTTCCTCAAAGGAAGCAAGACCGTGAATTTGCTGAAAATAAGGGCCAGCTATGGTAAAACAGGGAATGCGGAGATCGGGGAAAACAACTTCTATACCCTGTTAAGCATCACCAACTACCCAATGCTGCCGGGCTTTCAGCCAACACAGCTGGGTGATCCCAGGCTACACTGGGAAAGTACACAACAGACAGATGCAGGGCTGGAATTTGGATTGTTCGACAATCGCCTGAGCGGTGAAATAGATTACTATAACAAACAAACCACCGACCTGTTGCTGAGAACAAACGTACCAGCCAGCAGTGGCTACGGAACGATATACGAAAACGTAGGATCGATGGAAAACAAAGGCGTGGAAATATTACTGAACTCCAGGAATATTCAGACCAGGAACTTTACCTGGACTACCTCCCTGAACCTGGCATACAACAAGAACAAGGTTAAATCCATCGAAGGCCAGATTATTGAAAGCGGTGTGCAACGTGCAGTGGAAGGCCAGCCTATCGGCGTTTTCTATATGCAGCGCTATGCAGGCGTAGACCCTAATAACGGAGACGCGTTATATTATACTGCTGACGGCAAAAAAACAAATGATTACTCCCAGGCCGACAGAGGCGTGGTGGGTAAATCAAACCCCGACTGGACAGGTGGTTTCACCAATACCTTCAGCTACAAAGGGATTGACCTGAGCGTATTATTCACCTTCGTCACCGGCAACCAGATTTACAATCAAGCCGGCCAGTACCAGTCTGTAGGATTTGGTGGCGGCTACGATAACCAGACCATCGACCAGATGGACAGGTGGCAAAAACCTGGTGATATCACCAATATACCAAGGCTCTCCCACTTCTTCGGAAATGGCAACCAGGCCCCTTCTTCACAATGGATATACGACGGCTCCTACATCCGCCTCAAACAGGTAACACTTGGATATAATCTTCCTAAATCTGTCTTAAATCCTGTAAAACTGAACGGCGCACGCCTGTTCGTTGCAGGATATAACCTCTGGACCAAAACCAAATACTTCAGCGATCCTGAAGTAAACAGTAATACCCTGGGAAATATCACCGGAGGCATAGACTTCTATACGGTTCCACAGGCGAAAACAGTAACGGTCGGACTGAATGTGAAATTCTAA
- a CDS encoding ATP-binding cassette domain-containing protein, translated as MGLIIKSLGYIHADNAVLFHDLNFILNDGEKAALVGINGAGKSTLLRLAAGKQELTSGTIITSTPPWYVPQHLGEFDTWTVAQALGISKKLEALHAILSGDTTLEHFTQLDEDWEIENKVRQVLEKWELADIHETRTLGSLSGGQQTKVFLAAMDMNSPHLVLFDEPSNHLDSRTRAKLYALIQQSKSTMLIVSHDRTLLNLMNKTAELSEKGMEVFGGNFDFYQQKKMAKVAALQARLVEQTKALKASESKAGDMAAHRYQQESRSAGMSGSIPRIIAGGLKNKAERSTARMLHTHEEKIVQLQQSIATIREQIQTYETLKIDIQSPQIDRETMLIDMEAINFRYRDKLLWNSLSFRIKPGDRVQISGENGSGKTTLLKIITRALQPSAGKYTSTAFSYYYLDQHYSMIHPELTVYEQVQEHNRRGLFEENIQELLLYLQFTPADFDKKCNRLSGGERMKLSLCCLLVNTLVPDLLILDEPTNNLDIPSLEVLTLAVKNYAGTLLVISHDDYFIREIGIDYSIHLT; from the coding sequence GTGGGCTTAATAATAAAATCACTGGGCTATATACATGCAGATAATGCGGTGCTGTTCCATGACCTGAACTTTATCTTAAATGACGGGGAAAAGGCCGCGCTGGTCGGGATAAATGGTGCCGGAAAATCGACATTACTACGGCTGGCCGCAGGGAAACAGGAATTGACATCGGGAACGATCATCACTTCAACGCCACCATGGTATGTGCCTCAGCATCTGGGAGAGTTTGACACCTGGACAGTTGCGCAGGCACTGGGCATCAGCAAAAAGCTGGAAGCACTCCATGCCATACTTAGCGGGGATACTACGCTGGAGCATTTCACACAGCTGGATGAAGACTGGGAAATAGAAAACAAGGTACGGCAGGTCCTCGAAAAATGGGAGCTGGCAGACATTCACGAAACCCGTACATTAGGAAGCCTGAGTGGTGGCCAGCAAACAAAAGTTTTCCTTGCCGCCATGGACATGAACAGCCCTCACCTGGTTTTGTTCGATGAGCCTTCCAATCACCTGGACAGCAGAACCAGGGCAAAGCTTTATGCGCTGATACAACAAAGTAAATCCACTATGCTGATAGTGAGCCACGACAGAACGTTGCTGAACCTGATGAACAAAACAGCAGAACTCAGTGAAAAGGGAATGGAAGTATTCGGAGGAAATTTCGATTTTTATCAGCAGAAAAAGATGGCAAAGGTAGCTGCCTTGCAGGCCCGCTTAGTTGAGCAGACAAAGGCCCTGAAAGCCTCTGAAAGCAAAGCCGGTGATATGGCAGCACACAGATATCAGCAGGAATCAAGGTCGGCAGGCATGAGTGGTTCCATACCAAGGATTATCGCAGGCGGTTTAAAAAATAAAGCCGAACGTAGTACCGCCAGGATGCTGCACACGCACGAAGAGAAAATCGTGCAGTTGCAACAAAGCATAGCTACCATCAGGGAACAGATTCAGACATATGAAACCCTGAAAATCGATATTCAGTCGCCACAGATTGATAGGGAAACAATGCTGATTGACATGGAAGCCATCAACTTCAGGTATCGTGATAAGTTATTATGGAACAGCCTCAGCTTCCGGATTAAACCGGGCGACAGAGTACAGATCAGCGGTGAGAATGGCAGCGGCAAAACGACCTTGCTGAAAATTATCACCAGGGCACTGCAACCTTCCGCAGGCAAGTATACCAGTACAGCCTTCTCCTACTATTACCTGGACCAGCACTACTCGATGATCCATCCGGAACTGACTGTTTACGAGCAGGTGCAGGAACATAACAGACGTGGCTTATTCGAAGAGAATATACAGGAATTATTATTGTACCTGCAGTTTACACCAGCAGATTTTGATAAAAAATGTAACAGGTTAAGTGGTGGAGAACGAATGAAATTATCGCTATGCTGCCTGCTGGTAAATACGTTGGTTCCTGACCTTTTAATCCTCGATGAACCTACCAACAACCTGGATATCCCCAGCCTGGAAGTACTTACATTAGCGGTAAAAAATTATGCTGGTACACTTTTAGTAATTTCGCACGATGATTACTTTATCAGGGAAATCGGAATTGACTATAGCATTCATTTAACTTAA